One window of Mangifera indica cultivar Alphonso unplaced genomic scaffold, CATAS_Mindica_2.1 Un_0070, whole genome shotgun sequence genomic DNA carries:
- the LOC123207298 gene encoding protein SOMBRERO-like — MMAGNGQLSVPPGFRFHPTDEELLYYYLRKKVSYEAIDLDVIREVDLNKLEPWDLKEKCRIGSGPQNEWYFFSHKDKKYPTGTRTNRATTAGFWKATGRDKAIHLSNSRRIGMRKTLVFYTGRAPHGQKTDWIMHEYRLELDDDDSEVQEDGWVVCRVFKKKNHNRSFPEEGGQEEHFSYNMKTSGSSAPLEQKQNHLQSLYDYTFDGSMHLPQLFSPESVVAPSFVSPISLNTMDLERSQNLLRLTSTTSGLMQQGRFNGDWSFLDKLLASHHTMDQNKYNPSSHQTVHDVVTSTHQKFPFHYLGCEPEILKVSK, encoded by the exons ATGATGGCCGGAAATGGACAATTATCAGTTCCGCCCGGTTTCCGATTCCATCCAACAGATGAGGAACTGCTGTACTATTACCTAAGGAAGAAAGTCTCCTATGAAGCCATCGACTTGGATGTTATTAGGGAGGTGGATCTCAACAAACTGGAGCCTTGGGACCTGAAAG AGAAGTGTAGAATTGGATCGGGTCCTCAAAATGAATGGTATTTCTTCAGCCACAAGGACAAGAAATACCCAACTGGAACTCGAACAAATAGGGCAACTACAGCTGGCTTTTGGAAAGCAACGGGAAGGGACAAGGCCATCCACCTCAGCAATTCTAGGAGGATTGGTATGAGAAAAACCCTTGTTTTCTACACGGGACGTGCTCCTCATGGCCAAAAGACTGATTGGATCATGCACGAGTACCGCTTGGAATTGGATGATGACGATTCTGAGGTTCAG GAAGATGGGTGGGTGGTGTGCAGGGTTTTCAAGAAGAAGAATCACAACAGATCTTTCCCAGAAGAAGGTGGACAAGAAGAACATTTCAGTTATAATATGAAAACTAGTGGTTCTTCAGCTCCTCTGGAACAGAAACAAAATCATCTGCAATCGCTGTATGACTATACATTTGATGGTTCCATGCATCTTCCACAGTTGTTTAGTCCGGAATCAGTCGTTGCTCCATCCTTTGTTTCACCTATCTCCTTGAACACCATGGACCTTGAGCGCTCCCAAAACTTACTGAGGCTAACATCAACCACTTCTGGACTCATGCAACAAGGGAGGTTCAATGGTGATTGGTCATTTTTGGACAAACTTCTTGCTTCTCATCACACCATGGATCAAAATAAGTACAACCCTTCATCTCATCAAACTGTTCATGACGTGGTTACTTCAACTCATCAGAAATTCCCATTTCATTACCTTGGCTGCGAGCCCGAGATTTTAAAAGTTTCCAAGTAG
- the LOC123207297 gene encoding CTP synthase-like isoform X1, with protein sequence MKYVLVTGGVVSGLGKGVTASSIGLLLKECGLRVTSIKIDPYLNMDAGTMSPFEHGEVFVLDDGGEVDLDLGNYERFLDIKLTRDNNITTGKIYQSVIDKERKGDYLGKTVQVVPHITNAIQEWIERVAIIPVDGKEGPADVCVIELGGTIGDIESMPFIKALGQFSYRVGPGNFCLIHVSLVPVLNVVGEQKTKPTQHSVKLLRGLGLTPNLLACRSTKALDENVKAKLSQFCHVAAESIVTLYDVPNIWHVPLLLRDQKAHEAILKGLNLLGKPDLDEWTSRTKVWDMLHDPVKIVMVGKYTGLSDAYLSVLKALLHASVACHRKLVVEWIAAADLEDATAEDAPSVYKAAWDLLKSADGVLVPGGFGGRGVQGKILAAKYARENKVPFLGICLGMQIAVIEFARSVLGLHNANSTEFDPKTSNPCVIFMPEGSKTHMGGTMRLGSRRTYFKVTDSNSAKLYGNARFADERHRHRYEVNPDMVSQLESAGLSFVGRDESGERMEIVELPSHPYYVGVQFHPEFKSRPGKPSAVFVGLIAAACGQLDAVLKYGHASKAINGLRNGKPVGKIHQNGNGIKSSNGSVNGVYCNGNGVHHSLQ encoded by the exons atgaagtACGTTTTGGTAACTGGTGGTGTTGTTAGTGGACTTGGCAAAGGCGTTACTGCCAGTAGCATCGGTCTTCTTCTTAAAGAATGTGGCCTTCGTGTTACTTCTATCAAAATCG ATCCTTATTTGAACATGGATGCAGGGACAATGTCCCCTTTTGAGCACGGTGAGGTTTTCGTATTAGATGATGGTGGCGAG GTGGACCTAGACCTTGGTAATTATGAGCGATTCCTGGATATCAAGTTAACTCGAGACAATAATATAACTACAGGAAAAATATATCAG TCTGTTATTGACAAGGAGAGAAAGGGAGATTATCTGGGAAAAACTGTCCAG GTAGTTCCACACATTACAAATGCTATTCAGGAGTGGATAGAGCGTGTAGCAATAATTCCAGTGGATGGAAAAGAAGGCCCAGCTGATGTTTGTGTCATTGAATTGGGTGGAACCATAG GGGACATTGAATCCATGCCATTTATAAAGGCACTTGGCCAGTTCTCTTACCGTGTAG GTCCTGGCAATTTCTGCTTGATTCATGTCAGCCTTGTCCCTGTTCTCAATGTTGTTGGTGAACAA AAGACAAAGCCCACCCAGCATAGTGTTAAGTTACTTAGAGGACTTGGGTTGACTCCAAATCTTCTGGCTTGTCGAAGTACAAAG GCACTTGACGAGAATGTTAAGGCAAAACTCTCTCAATTCTGCCATGTAGCC GCGGAAAGCATTGTTACTTTATATGATGTTCCAAACATTTGGCATGTACCATTATTACTGAGA GATCAAAAGGCACATGAAGCTATCTTGAAAGGATTGAACCTTCTAGG GAAGCCTGATTTGGATGAATGGACTTCCAGGACGAAAGTTTGGGATATGTTGCATGATCCT GTTAAAATTGTGATGGTTGGGAAGTACACTGGCCTTTCAGATGCTTACCTGTCTGTTTTGAAG GCCTTATTGCATGCTTCCGTTGCTTGCCATCGGAAGCTTGTAGTGGAATGGATTGCAGCTGCTGACCTAGAAGATGCTACTGCAGAAGAC GCACCCAGTGTTTATAAAGCTGCTTGGGATCTGTTGAAG AGTGCTGATGGCGTGCTAGTTCCTGGAGGGTTTGGTGGTAGAGGAGTCCAAGGGAAAATTCTTGCTGCAAAGTATGCTCGTGAGAACAAAGTGCCATTCCTGGGCATTTGCCTGGGGATGCAAATTGCTGTTATAGAGTTTGCTCGCTCTGTCCTTGGTTTGCACAATGCAAACAGCACAGAGTTTGACCCTAAAACTTCAAATCCTTGTGTCATATTTATGCCAGAG GGTTCAAAAACTCATATGGGAGGAACTATGCGTCTGGGATCAAGGAGGACATATTTTAAGGTTACTGACAGCAATTCTGCAAAATT GTATGGCAATGCAAGATTTGCTGATGAGCGGCATCGACATAGATATGAG GTCAATCCTGATATGGTATCACAACTTGAAAGTGCTGGTTTATCATTTGTTGGCAGAGATGAAAGCGGAGAGCGAATGGAA ATTGTTGAGCTGCCTAGTCATCCATACTATGTTGGTGTTCAGTTCCATCCTGAATTCAAGTCCAGGCCAGGAAAACCTTCTGCAGTTTTCGTAG GACTTATAGCAGCAGCATGTGGGCAGTTGGATGCAGTCCTAAAGTACGGCCACGCAAGCAAAGCGATAAATGGACTCAGAAACGGAAAACCTGTGGGGAAAATCCATCAAAATGGAAATGGTATTAAGTCATCAAATGGATCAGTAAATGGTGTATATTGCAATGGTAATGGCGTGCATCACTCACTTCAGTGA
- the LOC123207297 gene encoding CTP synthase-like isoform X2, which produces MKYVLVTGGVVSGLGKGVTASSIGLLLKECGLRVTSIKIDPYLNMDAGTMSPFEHGEVFVLDDGGEVDLDLGNYERFLDIKLTRDNNITTGKIYQSVIDKERKGDYLGKTVQVVPHITNAIQEWIERVAIIPVDGKEGPADVCVIELGGTIGDIESMPFIKALGQFSYRVGPGNFCLIHVSLVPVLNVVGEQKTKPTQHSVKLLRGLGLTPNLLACRSTKALDENVKAKLSQFCHVAAESIVTLYDVPNIWHVPLLLRDQKAHEAILKGLNLLGKPDLDEWTSRTKVWDMLHDPVKIVMVGKYTGLSDAYLSVLKLVVEWIAAADLEDATAEDAPSVYKAAWDLLKSADGVLVPGGFGGRGVQGKILAAKYARENKVPFLGICLGMQIAVIEFARSVLGLHNANSTEFDPKTSNPCVIFMPEGSKTHMGGTMRLGSRRTYFKVTDSNSAKLYGNARFADERHRHRYEVNPDMVSQLESAGLSFVGRDESGERMEIVELPSHPYYVGVQFHPEFKSRPGKPSAVFVGLIAAACGQLDAVLKYGHASKAINGLRNGKPVGKIHQNGNGIKSSNGSVNGVYCNGNGVHHSLQ; this is translated from the exons atgaagtACGTTTTGGTAACTGGTGGTGTTGTTAGTGGACTTGGCAAAGGCGTTACTGCCAGTAGCATCGGTCTTCTTCTTAAAGAATGTGGCCTTCGTGTTACTTCTATCAAAATCG ATCCTTATTTGAACATGGATGCAGGGACAATGTCCCCTTTTGAGCACGGTGAGGTTTTCGTATTAGATGATGGTGGCGAG GTGGACCTAGACCTTGGTAATTATGAGCGATTCCTGGATATCAAGTTAACTCGAGACAATAATATAACTACAGGAAAAATATATCAG TCTGTTATTGACAAGGAGAGAAAGGGAGATTATCTGGGAAAAACTGTCCAG GTAGTTCCACACATTACAAATGCTATTCAGGAGTGGATAGAGCGTGTAGCAATAATTCCAGTGGATGGAAAAGAAGGCCCAGCTGATGTTTGTGTCATTGAATTGGGTGGAACCATAG GGGACATTGAATCCATGCCATTTATAAAGGCACTTGGCCAGTTCTCTTACCGTGTAG GTCCTGGCAATTTCTGCTTGATTCATGTCAGCCTTGTCCCTGTTCTCAATGTTGTTGGTGAACAA AAGACAAAGCCCACCCAGCATAGTGTTAAGTTACTTAGAGGACTTGGGTTGACTCCAAATCTTCTGGCTTGTCGAAGTACAAAG GCACTTGACGAGAATGTTAAGGCAAAACTCTCTCAATTCTGCCATGTAGCC GCGGAAAGCATTGTTACTTTATATGATGTTCCAAACATTTGGCATGTACCATTATTACTGAGA GATCAAAAGGCACATGAAGCTATCTTGAAAGGATTGAACCTTCTAGG GAAGCCTGATTTGGATGAATGGACTTCCAGGACGAAAGTTTGGGATATGTTGCATGATCCT GTTAAAATTGTGATGGTTGGGAAGTACACTGGCCTTTCAGATGCTTACCTGTCTGTTTTGAAG CTTGTAGTGGAATGGATTGCAGCTGCTGACCTAGAAGATGCTACTGCAGAAGAC GCACCCAGTGTTTATAAAGCTGCTTGGGATCTGTTGAAG AGTGCTGATGGCGTGCTAGTTCCTGGAGGGTTTGGTGGTAGAGGAGTCCAAGGGAAAATTCTTGCTGCAAAGTATGCTCGTGAGAACAAAGTGCCATTCCTGGGCATTTGCCTGGGGATGCAAATTGCTGTTATAGAGTTTGCTCGCTCTGTCCTTGGTTTGCACAATGCAAACAGCACAGAGTTTGACCCTAAAACTTCAAATCCTTGTGTCATATTTATGCCAGAG GGTTCAAAAACTCATATGGGAGGAACTATGCGTCTGGGATCAAGGAGGACATATTTTAAGGTTACTGACAGCAATTCTGCAAAATT GTATGGCAATGCAAGATTTGCTGATGAGCGGCATCGACATAGATATGAG GTCAATCCTGATATGGTATCACAACTTGAAAGTGCTGGTTTATCATTTGTTGGCAGAGATGAAAGCGGAGAGCGAATGGAA ATTGTTGAGCTGCCTAGTCATCCATACTATGTTGGTGTTCAGTTCCATCCTGAATTCAAGTCCAGGCCAGGAAAACCTTCTGCAGTTTTCGTAG GACTTATAGCAGCAGCATGTGGGCAGTTGGATGCAGTCCTAAAGTACGGCCACGCAAGCAAAGCGATAAATGGACTCAGAAACGGAAAACCTGTGGGGAAAATCCATCAAAATGGAAATGGTATTAAGTCATCAAATGGATCAGTAAATGGTGTATATTGCAATGGTAATGGCGTGCATCACTCACTTCAGTGA